The Thermosynechococcus sp. CL-1 genomic interval CGCTTGGGCGATCGCCCGCCATCGCTTTGCGGGGCGCACCCTTTTACTTAGCATTATTGACTTACCTTTTTCCATCTCCCCCGTTGTTGCCGGACTAATGCTGGTACTGGTCTATGGCCGCAATGGCTGGTTCGGGGGCTGGCTGCAAGCTTTAGATATTCGCGTTATTTTCTCTTTTCCGGGGATGGTGCTGGCAACAGCCTTTGTGAGTTTGCCCTTTGTGGCACGAGAAGTCATCCCTGTCCTGGAAGAAATCGGCACCGAGCAGGAGGAAGCCGCAAAAACCCTAGGCGCCAATGAGTGGCAAACCTTTTGGCGAGTCACCCTGCCCAATATCCGCTGGGGGCTGCTCTATGGGGTCCTGTTGACCAATGCGCGAGCGATGGGGGAGTTTGGTGCTGTGGCAGTTGTCTCTGGCAATGTGGCGGGCTTGACGCAAACCCTGCCTCTCTTTGTTGAAGACGCCTACAAAAACTACAACACGGAGTCGGCCTACGCAGCAGCGGTGATCCTTGGTTTGCTAGCGCTTGTGACGCTCGTGGTTAAGGAAATTTTGGAGCGGAAAACAGGGATCAAGCCCAATCCCTAGGAGGTGCCGAGGACGCGCAAAATCGAGGGCACGGCTTCAATATCGGTCATTTGGGCAATCTCGGCCATGGCTTGGCGGAACTCTCCTTCGCGCACATGGTGGGTGACAATTACAATTTCTGCCAGATCGTTGTGACTACCAATTTGAACCAAGGACTCCAGACTAACGTTATGGTTACCAAAGCAGGTGCCGAGTTTTCCTAGTACCCCCGGATGATCTTGGGCATGGACACGGGCATAGAAACGACTATCCACCTCTGCCATCGGTAGCAGCGGCATAAACTGATCATGCTGGCAGGTGAGCAAGGGATGGCTGGCACGTCCTTGGGGCAGAAGGGCGGCAATGTTGATTAAATCCGCCACGACAGCACTGGCGGTTGCCCCTGCACCCGCACCGGGGCCATAGAACATCACCTGTCCCAACGGCTCTGCCTCGAGAAGAATGGCATTAAAGACGCCATTGACGCCGGCCAAAGGATGTTCAAGGGGCACAAGCGTCGGATGCACGCGCACCTCTAGGGGCTGGCCACTGAGCTGGCGGGCGATCGCCAGCAGTTTAATGCGAAATCCTAGCTTTTCGGCATAGACAATATCGGCTGCGGTGATGCCACTAATGCCCTCGCAATACACTTCCTCGCGGCGAATCCGTCCGCCAAAGGCAAGGCTGGCAAGAATGGCAATTTTATCCGCTGCATCCCATCCCTCAATGTCAGCACTGGGATCCGCCTCGGCATACCCTAGGCGTTGGGCGTCGGCAAGAATAGGGGCAAAATCCCCTTGCTCCTGCTGCATGCGGGTCAGGATGTAGTTGGTGGTGCCATTGAGAATGCCGCTGACACTGTGGATACGATTGGCACCTAGGCTCTGTTTCAGGGCTTGAATGACGGGAATCCCACCAGCCACGGCCGCTTCGAGCATCACATAGACCCCTTGGGCATTGGCGGCATCAAAAATTTCAGCACCATGACGGGCAATCACGGCCTTATTGGCGGTGACAATGTGCTTGCCGTGGGCAATAGCCTTGAGGATGAGCGATCGCGCCGGTTCAATGCCGCCGAGGACTTCCACCACAATATCAATGGCTGGGTTGGTGACAATACTTTCTAAATCTGTTGTCAACAGTTGCGGATCAAGGGCAATGGCGCGGGGTTTATGGATATCCCGTACCCCCACTTGGGCGATCGCCAGTTCCTTGATCAGCGGATGGCGCCCCGCTGGATCCGCCAAAATTTGTGCCACACCACCACCAACAGTGCCCAACCCCAGTAAACCAATGTGATACATCAGACCCGTCCTATTGCACTGTTCCTATTATCAGTCGCGCTCGTCCTAGTCACACACATGGCGAACGTAGGGTTCCTCCTCAGGCAAAAAGGATTCAAAACTGGCCATTTGGGCAGCAATGAGATCGGGCGTGGCCTCGGCAATATCCCCTTGGCGATCGCTCAAGCGACGGCGCAATTCCTCAGGCGGTGCATTACAGAAGTGAATCTCCAAGGGCACCTGCAATTTCTCAGCTAAAGCAATCACGGGTTGGCGCAGCGCCACGCGATCGTACTTGGCATCCAAAATCACCGTTTGTCCTTGACGCAGCAACAATTCTGCATAGGCCAAGAGTTGATCATAGGTTTTTTGGGTCATGGCCTCAGAATAGAGATCGACCTGCGGGAAATCACTGCTGCGGCGGTCAAGGGGTAAACCCGCCAAGTGCTTACGCACGGCATCGGAGCGGATTTGAATGGCTTGCTCGGCTTGGGCGAGACCCCGTCCCCGTGTACTTTTGCCTGCCCCAGAGAGACCGCACATGACATAGAGCTTGGCTTGACGTGGTTGGGTGTAGCGATAGGCCGCCTCATAGTAGGCCGCAGCCGTGGCTTGAATCTGTGCCTTTTCGGCCTCGCTAATGGCGGGATCATTGAGGGCCAAGGCGTTCACATTGCCGCGAATATAGGCTCTGATGCAGAGGTAAAGGGGCAACAGCACTGCCCCAGCGTAGTCCCCACTCCACTCTAAGTAGGTGTTGAGGAAAAGATTGGCCAAGTCGCCGCGCCCCCGAAACTCCAGATCCATCAGCAAAAAAGCGGCGTCGTAAATGACATCAATGTTGCGAAATTCTTCGTTGAACTCAATACAGTCGAAAATTTGCACCCTGCCGTTGTACAGACAGATATTGTTCAGGTGCAGGTCGCCATGGCACTCGCGGATTTTGCCCCCGGCTTGCCGCTGCACCAACCACTCCTGATGCCGCGTCAAAAAGTCATCGGTAAAGGCTTGAATTGCCGCGTACTGCTCTGGGGATTGACAGCGACCGACAAACTGAGCTGCCAAGGCATGGCAATTGTTAATCACTTGGGCGATCGCCCGCGGGGAGCCAAATTCACTAATGTGGGGACTGGTGGCAGCCGTGCGGTGAAAGTGAGCCAGTTCTTTACCGAGGGATTCAATTAGGTGGGGGGTGACTTGGTTGGCGGCAAAGAGGTGCGAAAACAGTTGCGACTGATCAAATTGCCGCATTTGCACAGCATAGTCAATCACCTCAGCTCCCGCAGGTAAGTCTTGGGGATCCGCCACAAAATAGCGATCGCCCACCGCCACAATGGGCACCACCGCCAAGTAGAGATCTGACGCCAAACGGCGATTCAGCCGTAACTCTTCCCGACAGTAAAATAGCCGCTTTTCTAGGGTTGTAAAGTTCAAAAAGCCAAAATCCGCCGGCTTTTTCACCTTATAGGCATAGTCCCCCGTCAGAAATACGTAGGAAATATGCGTTTGCAGCAATTGAATGGGAGAGGTCACTGCATGGGGGTACGCAGCAGGGGTTAATAGGGCTTCGACAAAGGCAGGCAAAGACATGCGTATTGTGGCTAACATCGCGCCCCAATCATATCACTAGACTCTATGCCTGTGGCTAAATTGACGTTTTGAGCGTTCCTTTAGAGGATGGGGATACGAAGCTCGTGGATTTGACTATGGTGCGTCGCCCCGTCACATTACCCCAACTCCAGCAAAAAAAACAGCAGGGAGAGCCAATTACCATGCTCACGGCTTGGGATTATCTGTGGGCGCGGCTATTGGATGCGGCGGGGGTGGATGTGATCCTTGTCGGGGATTCCCTTGGTATGGTTGCCCTTGGCTATCAAACCACGTTGCCGGTGACCCTTGATCAGATGATTCACCATGCGCAGGCGGTGCGGCGGGGCGTCAGCCACAGTTTCCTCGTGTGTGACCTACCCTTTTTGAGCTACCACGAAAGCCCAGAGCAGGCCCTGCGATCGGCGGGGCGTTTAGTCAAAGAAGCAGATGTACAGGCAGTGAAAATGGAAGGTGCTTCACCCGTGGTGCAGGCAGCAACGCGGCGCTTAGTGGAGGCCGGCATCCCGGTGCTGGGTCATGTGGGTCTGTTGCCGCAGCGGGTGCATCAGTTGGGGGGATGGCGACAACAGGGGAAGACGCCACAGGGGGCAGAAGCAATTCTCGCAGATGCCCTTGCTCTGGCCGAAGCAGGTGCCTTTGGCATCATTTTGGAGCATATTCCTGCGGATTTGGCACAGCAGATTACCGCCAAGCTGAAAATTCCCACGATTGGAATTGGCGCAGGCCCCTACTGTGATGGTCAGGTGTTGGTGACGGCAGATGTTTTGGGCTTGAGTCCACAGGTGCCCCCCTTTGCTAAGGTGTATGCCGACTTGGGCACTCAGGCGATCGCTGCCCTTAAGAGCTACTGCCAAGCTGTAAAATCGCGGCAATTTCCCTAACTTAGAGCGGCCAATGGGCACGGGGGTTAAAGGTGCGCAGCGATCGCAACTTTTCGTAGAGTTCTTTTTCTTGGGCACTCAGGGATTTGGGGGGCACAATTTGTACCTTAGCAAGGAGATCGCCAGCAATGCCGCTACTACTGCGCCACCCTTTGCCCCGTAACCGCAGTGATTGCCCCGATCGCGTGCCCGCAGGCACATTCAAAACCACAGTCCCCGAGGGCGTCGGCACCGTGACTTGAGCACCCAAGGCAGCTTCATCCGGCGTGATCGGCAAATCAATCACCAATTGATCCTCTTCAAAGCGGAAGAGGGGATGAGGCGCCACCTGTACCGTGAGATATAAATCCCCTCGCTGTTGGGTGTAGGGGTTATATTGACCTTTGCCCCGCAGCCGCAACTTTGTCCCTGGCTTAACACCAGCGGGAATCGTCACAGTCACCTGTTCATTACCAATGGCGAATGATTTCTGGCAGCCCTGAAAGGCCTCTTGGAAGCTAATTTGCACTTCCGCATCAACATCGCTGCCGCCAAATGCCGATGAATCAAAGCCAGCGCTGCTCCAAGTGCGGGTACGCCCTGTGGTCGTGCCGGTGGCAAATCGCCCCAGCAACTCGTTGATAAAGTCTTCAAAGCTGCCAAACTGACTAAAGTCAGCGCCAAAGTCACCAATATTGACATTAAAGCCACCAGCACCCGCCGCACTGGCCTGTTGCCAATACTGACCAAATTGATCGTATTTGCGTCGTTTTTCCGGATCCGAGAGCACTTCGTGGGCTTCGTTAATTTCCTTGAAACGAGCTTCTGCCTCTTTGTCCCCTGGGTTTAAGTCGGGGTGATACTTGCGCGCGAGGCGGCGAAAGGCTTGCCGAATTTCGGCATCCGTGGCATTTTTGCTGACCCCGAGGATTTGGTAGTAATCTTTGAAGTCGGTACGCGCCATAGGAACATTCGCCTCTACGTAATCAAAAGATGAAGATTGAGTGTCAGGGCTGGCAGCAAATTAGGGCAAAAAGCTCAGTGTTATTATAGTTGAATCCCTTTATACCGTCTTGGCATGGCGACGTTTCTTCGTCCAGAACTGAGCAACCTCCGCGCCTACTCCACCCCCACGAGCGACTCCCTACCCCTAGAACTGGATTACCTCGATACCAATGAGTTTCCGTGGGATTTGCCCACTGCCCTTAAGGAGGCGTTAGCTCAACAGTATGTCAGCACCCTCGCCAGTCATCGCTATCCCGACAGTCACCATTGGCCGCTGCGGCAGGCGATCGCCCGCTATGTCAATGAACACAGTTCAACTGAAATCTCCCCACACCAAATTGCGGTGGGCAACGGCTCCGATGAGCTAATTCGCTCGATTTTACTGGCCACTGCGATCGGGGGCTACGGTTCTATCCTAGTGGCAGAACCGACATTTTCCATATACGGGATCCTCGCCCAAACCCTAGGGATTCCCGTCCAGCGATCGCCCCGCGATCCTGACACCTTTGCCGTGCAAATTGCTGAAGCCAATACCCTCATTGCCCAAGCGGCTCCCCCCGTGCGCGTTCTCTTTATGCTGCAACCCAACTCCCCAACAGGGAACCCCCTAACCGCAGCGGAGGTGGACTGGCTACGGCAGCTTCCTGAGGACATTTTAGTGGTGATTGATGAGGCCTATTTTGAATTTTCGGGCAAGACACTGGTGGGGGACTTGGCAGCGCATCCCAACTGGTTGATTCTGCGCACCTTTTCCAAGGCCTTTCGACTCGCCGCCCATCGGGTGGGCTACGCCATTGGCAATCCAGAGGTGATTGCGGTTTTAGAAAAGGTTCGTCTGCCCTATAACCTGCCTACGTTTTCTCAAGTGGCGGCGCAGGTTGCCCTTGACCATCGTCAGACGTTGCTGGCAGAAATTCCCACGGTACTGGCAGAGCGGGAGCGCCTTTATGAACGGCTGCAGGCGTGCCCCCAACTGCGGGTATGGCCGAGTGTGGCCAATTTCCTCTTTTTCCGCTTGCAGGAACCGCAATACACCCAGCCCCTGTGTGATGCCTTGCGGCGTCAGGGTACCCTTGTGCGGGCGATCGCTGGCGGAATTCGGGTCACCATTGGCACACCAGCGGAGATGGAGCGCTTTTGGCAACGGCTGCAAGCTTTTTTGCACCAGCTTTAGCTAATCGGACCAGCGGCCATTGGGCAGGACTGTTCCCCGCAGGGTTGCCGTGGCTAAAGACGTGTGGGTCAGTGTGGCACCCCGCAGGTTGGCGCGACTCAGGTTGGCTTGGCGCAATTGCACAGCCGTCAGTTCAGCATTGATCAGCTTAACTTCAATCAGCTTGGCATTGGTCAAATCCACGTTGGTCAGTGTGGCATTGCTTAAATCCGAGCCACTGAGATCTGCCCCCGCCAAATTCACATCTTCTAGGGTGACACCGCGCAAATCCAGTCGCCGAAAGTCACGCCGCCCTTTGGCATAGTCTGCCAGCATTTGATCAGCTCTATTTTGATTAATCATGGCTGGGGCGTAGCGACTGAGAAAACCGTGTTTATCAAAGGCGTCTGAAGGTCGCCCCGAAGAAGCAGACATCACTAGAGTAGGATTAGAATTTTGATGATTTTACTATAGCTTAAGCCTAGGGCAGCGACCGTTTTTGGAACTCGTGGCCAAAGGGTCTAAGGAAAGTGGCATACTGCTATAGATAAGGAACCAATAGGGAGATAACGCTGTGGGACTGTTTGATCGCGTCAGCCGTGTGGTTCGCAGTTGGCTCAATGCGCTGGTGGGTGCTGCTGAAGATCCCGAAAAAATCCTTGAGCAGACCATGATTGAAATGCAGGACAATCTGGTGACCCTGCGGCAAGCCGTCGCCCAAGCGATCGCCTCCCAAAAGCGGTTAGAGCAACAGTTCAACCAACATCAACAGCAGGCGGCTGAGTGGGAGCGCCGTGCCAAAATTGCCCTGCAACATGGGGATGAGCAACTAGCGCTTGAGGCCTTGAGTCGCAAAAAAACAGCACTGAATGCAGCCATGGCTCTCAAAGGGCAACTGGAGCAGTCTGTGACCCAAGTGGAAGCCCTCAAAAAACAAATGCAGCAGCTTGAAAGCAAGATTGCGGAAGCGAAAACCCGCAAAGAAATGCTGGTGGCACGGGCACGGGCAGCCAAGGCCTCAGAGCAACTGCAACAAACCTTTAGCAGCCTCAACACCAATGCCCCCATGGCCGCCTTTGAGCGCATGGAGGAACGGGTTCAGGAAATGGAGGCTCGCTCCCAAGCCGTGGCTGAACTCAATAGCGATACCCTCGAAGCCAAGTTTGCCGCCCTCGAAGCCGGCAGTGTGGATGACGATTTGGCACGGCTGAAGGCAGAATTGGCCAACCCGCAACTGTCACCCAGCAGCACCCCTGCCTACGATCCAGAGTTGGAAGCCCTGCGGCGGGAACTGGAGAGAAGTTAATTATTTTCCATGGATTTGTTGCGATCGCTCCCTTTGGGGCTATACCTTGAACAACCTGTGACTTGGCTGCATCGCCTTGATCCACGGGTCAAGCTGGCATGGTTGATGACGTTTCTGTTGGCACCTATTTTGGCGGATGTCACTTGGCGGTTGGGGCTAGTGGTTAGTTTAATTTTCCTGACCCTCCTAGGGGGAATTCCCGCACGGGTGTGGCGGCGGCAACTGCTGTGGCTCCTCTTGGTGGGGAGTTTAATTCTAGTCATCACGGCTTTGATGCCGGATGGGATGGCGGTCACCTATCAACCCCGCCGCCCTTTGGCAGCCACCGCTCCGCCCACGAGTTACAGTTATATCCTGTGGCAGTTTCATACCCAAGTGGGTCAGTTTCCGATTCATCTGCAAGTCTCCCAGCGATCGCTGGATTTGGGGTTACGCCTGAGTACCCTCCTGTTTACGCTCCTTTACAGTACGCATCTGTTTTTGCTCACCACTGCCCCTGAGGAAGTCACCGCTGGCTTGGAAAATCTGATGCAGCCCCTGAAACGCTTTAAGCTGCCGGTGGCCGAAATTGCCCTGACCTTGACGCTGTCGCTGCGGTTTATTCCCTTGGTCTTAGAAGAGGTGCAAAACCTGAGCCGCTCAGTGCGGACGCGTGCCATCAATTGGCGACTGGTGGGCATTAAGGGCAGCATCAAGTTGTGGCTCACCTTAGCAGTACGGCTGTTGGACAATTTACTCCTGCGGGCAGAACAGGTGGCCTGTGCGATGCAGGTGCGGGGCTTTCAAGAACCGGGAACCTACGATAATCCCTGGCACCATCTGCGACTGCAGCGGCGAGATTGGTTGGCTCTGGGGGGCATGGGGTTATTTTGGTTGGTTCGTTTGGGTTGGTTGGGGGTGACACACCATTGATGTTCCCCTGTCAGCCGTGGCTATGGTGCTGTTTGCCGCTGCGGCGTCGCACGGGTCGCGCCGTTTTTCAGCAGTTATTTTTGGCGGAGCCGATTGCCGTCCTCCTCGAAAGTCCAGCCCAAGCCCCCACCTCCCAAGCGCGCTACTCCATTTGTGCGGGTTCCCCCCGCGGCGATCGCCAGTGGCCACTCTCCTTGGGTCAAGTCCTGCCGACGCTACAAAGCTTTCCCCAATGTGAAGCGGTTCCTGAAGCGGTGCGCCATCTGCCCTTTACTGGTGGCTGGTTGGGATGGCTGGGGTATGAGTTGGCGTGGGAAATTGAAGCCCTCCCCCCTCTAAAACCTGATCCTCTCCCTTTTCCAGTGGCCTTTTGGTATGAACCCGCAGCCTTTGCTGTCTTGGATCATCAGGAAGATCTGCTCTACTTGGCGGCTTCGACCCCTAGCCAACTGGCAGCGCTGCAAGAAGCGCTTGCGGAAACACCCCCTGAGCCATCTCTCTGGGTGCCCGATCGCCCCGGCAGCATTGAACTAGCCGCTGGCTGGCAACCCGATACCTACCAAGCAGCGGTGCAGCAGATTCTCCGCCATATTCGTGCTGGCGATATTTTTCAAGCCAATCTGTCGGCCCGCTTTTGCCATTACGGGCGCGTTGATCCTTGGCAACAATACCTGCGGCTGCAGCAGATTAACCCCTCTCCCTTTGCCAGTTTTTGGCAGACCCCTTGGGGCTACATTGTCAGTTGCTCACCGGAACGCTTGGTGCAAGTGCAGGGAGATAGGGTGCAAACCCGACCCATTGCTGGTACCCGTCCGCGCGGCCAAACCCCAGCGGGCGATCGCGCCCAGGCCGAGGAACTTCTCAGCAATACCAAGGAACAGGCAGAACACATGATGCTCGTGGATTTAGAGCGCAATGACTTGGGGCGAGTGTGCCAGTGGGGCAGTGTGGTGGTGGATGAACTCCTAACGCTGGAGTACTACAGCCATGTGATTCACTTGGTGAGCAATGTTCGCGGCACGTTGCAGCCGGGGCTGTCTCCTGTGGATGTGATCCGTGCCCTCTTTCCCGGCGGCACGATTACTGGCTGTCCCAAGGTGCGCTGCATGGCGATTTTGGCGGCTCTGGAACCCTTTCCCCGCAATTTGTTCTACGGTTCCTGTGGCTACTGGGATCAGCGGGGGCATTTGGACTTGAATATCCTCATCCGTACCTTGTTGGTGGCAGGCGATCGCCAGACGACCTGGGGACAGGTGGGCGCCGGTATTGTGGCCGACAGTGATCCACAGCGGGAATGGCAAGAATCCCTGAGCAAAGCCCAAGCCCTGCTCCTTGCCCTCGGAACACCTATGCCCATCAGCCCCCGTTCCTAGGCTCCCTCCATCAGAGCGTGCCATTCAATTACCACAGCCGCAGGCACAGCAATCTCAATCCCCTGCTCCTCTAGGGGCGGACGCAGTACCAAAGGTTCACTCTTGGGCAATTGCGAGGCGAGGGGCAACAGGTCAAACTGTCCCACATTGGCAACGGAGTCTGCCTTGGGAAAGTCATCTACGGCTGTGAGGGTTTGACCGCTCGATGTGATCAGCACCAAGGGATCGGGATGGCGAAAGTGGTACTGCTCGGGAAACCCCACCAAGCGTAATTGCAACTGGTCACGACGGGAAAAGAGAATCACCTGCCACGTGAAGCCACGATTATCGCGCAACTGATGCCGCGACTGCACCACCACTTGATTGGGAGCCTCTTCAATGGTGCGCATCATGGCAGGGCTACTGGGGGACACCGCTAGCCACAGGGGAATGACGAGCAGGATCACAAGTAACAAACGCTGCCAACGTTTCATTGAAGTTCCTCCCTAGGGTGAGGTTTGGAGTGCCTGTTGAATTTGCGGAATCGTCACAGCGTACATGCCCCGCAGATCACCAACACGGAAGCCATAGGCGCGATCGCTGGGATATTTTTCTTGAATAAAGGCAGGCCGCCGATTTTTCGCCCCATGACAGGCAAGGCAACTGGCTTGGACATCAATGCGACGGAAGTAGTGCACCCCTTCAGCATCCGTTTGCCAAAAGGCTTGGAGTTGACGATTGTTATCAAAGCGATTGAGGGCTTGCACTTCCAGCGCTGTGCGCGGGGCATGGTTGGGGTTGCGGTACTTGAGGGCTACCTGACGCAGTTGCCAGCCATTGGCAGCAGCAATTTCCTTCGCTTTCTTGCCCACGGGGGCACAAACAGCCTTAAAGGTGTCAAGGGTGGGTTCCGTGGGACTTCCTTCTAAAGTAGAGGCAAGGCCAATGCGCATTTGATCCAACTGTTCAATGGCGGTTACGGCTTTCCCCAGTTCATCGGGATTCACACTGGCCAATGTGGCTGAGGAACTGTTGAGCCATAGACAAACCATCAACAGACCCATGAGAAAGAGGCGCGCCATAAAAATTACTCCTTGTCAGTGTTGTTAACGGTTGCATATCAAACTTTTGCGAACGGTTGCTGCTCGGAAACTAGGGGGGGTTGAAGGGGACGCACAAGGGAGAGGCCAAAGAAGAGCCGCAGTCCCCACTGTTCAAACCAAGGAACACTTAGCCCCCATCGCATTTTCAGCAGGAAGTAGCGTTCAAAGGCGGCCTTGACCCAACTCACCCACAATCCTTGAATGGCGTAGGCCAAGCGGCGCTTCTGCCCGAGGGTCTCAGGAATCACAGGAGCGGCAATATAGGCAATACCCGTGTCGCCAAAGTCGGCAAAACAGAGGGCATCCAGTGTCGGCACCACAGGGTCAGCGGCTAATTCCCCAAGGGCAACAGCAATATTGTGGCTGGCGGCGATCGCCATCTCCTCGGTCATTTGACCCGTCTTGGGCAAGCCCATAGGCACAGGGGTGACTTCTATCGGCGGCAGGTGAACACTAATACCGACCCCATAGATTTCAGGATAGTCGGGGTGCTGAAGGGTGGGCAGCAGGGGCAAAAA includes:
- the cysW gene encoding sulfate ABC transporter permease subunit CysW: MRSVKPSPTQEKPWLHALLIVIAIAYLALVLLLPAANVLFQAFHKGVMPFLENLLAPDFLHAVWLTFALALVVVPLNTIFGLCAAWAIARHRFAGRTLLLSIIDLPFSISPVVAGLMLVLVYGRNGWFGGWLQALDIRVIFSFPGMVLATAFVSLPFVAREVIPVLEEIGTEQEEAAKTLGANEWQTFWRVTLPNIRWGLLYGVLLTNARAMGEFGAVAVVSGNVAGLTQTLPLFVEDAYKNYNTESAYAAAVILGLLALVTLVVKEILERKTGIKPNP
- a CDS encoding homoserine dehydrogenase translates to MYHIGLLGLGTVGGGVAQILADPAGRHPLIKELAIAQVGVRDIHKPRAIALDPQLLTTDLESIVTNPAIDIVVEVLGGIEPARSLILKAIAHGKHIVTANKAVIARHGAEIFDAANAQGVYVMLEAAVAGGIPVIQALKQSLGANRIHSVSGILNGTTNYILTRMQQEQGDFAPILADAQRLGYAEADPSADIEGWDAADKIAILASLAFGGRIRREEVYCEGISGITAADIVYAEKLGFRIKLLAIARQLSGQPLEVRVHPTLVPLEHPLAGVNGVFNAILLEAEPLGQVMFYGPGAGAGATASAVVADLINIAALLPQGRASHPLLTCQHDQFMPLLPMAEVDSRFYARVHAQDHPGVLGKLGTCFGNHNVSLESLVQIGSHNDLAEIVIVTHHVREGEFRQAMAEIAQMTDIEAVPSILRVLGTS
- a CDS encoding bifunctional aminoglycoside phosphotransferase/ATP-binding protein, giving the protein MSLPAFVEALLTPAAYPHAVTSPIQLLQTHISYVFLTGDYAYKVKKPADFGFLNFTTLEKRLFYCREELRLNRRLASDLYLAVVPIVAVGDRYFVADPQDLPAGAEVIDYAVQMRQFDQSQLFSHLFAANQVTPHLIESLGKELAHFHRTAATSPHISEFGSPRAIAQVINNCHALAAQFVGRCQSPEQYAAIQAFTDDFLTRHQEWLVQRQAGGKIRECHGDLHLNNICLYNGRVQIFDCIEFNEEFRNIDVIYDAAFLLMDLEFRGRGDLANLFLNTYLEWSGDYAGAVLLPLYLCIRAYIRGNVNALALNDPAISEAEKAQIQATAAAYYEAAYRYTQPRQAKLYVMCGLSGAGKSTRGRGLAQAEQAIQIRSDAVRKHLAGLPLDRRSSDFPQVDLYSEAMTQKTYDQLLAYAELLLRQGQTVILDAKYDRVALRQPVIALAEKLQVPLEIHFCNAPPEELRRRLSDRQGDIAEATPDLIAAQMASFESFLPEEEPYVRHVCD
- the panB gene encoding 3-methyl-2-oxobutanoate hydroxymethyltransferase, which produces MVRRPVTLPQLQQKKQQGEPITMLTAWDYLWARLLDAAGVDVILVGDSLGMVALGYQTTLPVTLDQMIHHAQAVRRGVSHSFLVCDLPFLSYHESPEQALRSAGRLVKEADVQAVKMEGASPVVQAATRRLVEAGIPVLGHVGLLPQRVHQLGGWRQQGKTPQGAEAILADALALAEAGAFGIILEHIPADLAQQITAKLKIPTIGIGAGPYCDGQVLVTADVLGLSPQVPPFAKVYADLGTQAIAALKSYCQAVKSRQFP
- a CDS encoding DnaJ C-terminal domain-containing protein, which gives rise to MARTDFKDYYQILGVSKNATDAEIRQAFRRLARKYHPDLNPGDKEAEARFKEINEAHEVLSDPEKRRKYDQFGQYWQQASAAGAGGFNVNIGDFGADFSQFGSFEDFINELLGRFATGTTTGRTRTWSSAGFDSSAFGGSDVDAEVQISFQEAFQGCQKSFAIGNEQVTVTIPAGVKPGTKLRLRGKGQYNPYTQQRGDLYLTVQVAPHPLFRFEEDQLVIDLPITPDEAALGAQVTVPTPSGTVVLNVPAGTRSGQSLRLRGKGWRSSSGIAGDLLAKVQIVPPKSLSAQEKELYEKLRSLRTFNPRAHWPL
- a CDS encoding histidinol-phosphate transaminase, yielding MATFLRPELSNLRAYSTPTSDSLPLELDYLDTNEFPWDLPTALKEALAQQYVSTLASHRYPDSHHWPLRQAIARYVNEHSSTEISPHQIAVGNGSDELIRSILLATAIGGYGSILVAEPTFSIYGILAQTLGIPVQRSPRDPDTFAVQIAEANTLIAQAAPPVRVLFMLQPNSPTGNPLTAAEVDWLRQLPEDILVVIDEAYFEFSGKTLVGDLAAHPNWLILRTFSKAFRLAAHRVGYAIGNPEVIAVLEKVRLPYNLPTFSQVAAQVALDHRQTLLAEIPTVLAERERLYERLQACPQLRVWPSVANFLFFRLQEPQYTQPLCDALRRQGTLVRAIAGGIRVTIGTPAEMERFWQRLQAFLHQL
- a CDS encoding pentapeptide repeat-containing protein — its product is MSASSGRPSDAFDKHGFLSRYAPAMINQNRADQMLADYAKGRRDFRRLDLRGVTLEDVNLAGADLSGSDLSNATLTNVDLTNAKLIEVKLINAELTAVQLRQANLSRANLRGATLTHTSLATATLRGTVLPNGRWSD
- a CDS encoding PspA/IM30 family protein — translated: MGLFDRVSRVVRSWLNALVGAAEDPEKILEQTMIEMQDNLVTLRQAVAQAIASQKRLEQQFNQHQQQAAEWERRAKIALQHGDEQLALEALSRKKTALNAAMALKGQLEQSVTQVEALKKQMQQLESKIAEAKTRKEMLVARARAAKASEQLQQTFSSLNTNAPMAAFERMEERVQEMEARSQAVAELNSDTLEAKFAALEAGSVDDDLARLKAELANPQLSPSSTPAYDPELEALRRELERS
- a CDS encoding energy-coupling factor transporter transmembrane protein EcfT; translation: MDLLRSLPLGLYLEQPVTWLHRLDPRVKLAWLMTFLLAPILADVTWRLGLVVSLIFLTLLGGIPARVWRRQLLWLLLVGSLILVITALMPDGMAVTYQPRRPLAATAPPTSYSYILWQFHTQVGQFPIHLQVSQRSLDLGLRLSTLLFTLLYSTHLFLLTTAPEEVTAGLENLMQPLKRFKLPVAEIALTLTLSLRFIPLVLEEVQNLSRSVRTRAINWRLVGIKGSIKLWLTLAVRLLDNLLLRAEQVACAMQVRGFQEPGTYDNPWHHLRLQRRDWLALGGMGLFWLVRLGWLGVTHH
- a CDS encoding anthranilate synthase component I, which encodes MAPSATAAARLVGSGGHGVILVGSFGLVGGDTPLMFPCQPWLWCCLPLRRRTGRAVFQQLFLAEPIAVLLESPAQAPTSQARYSICAGSPRGDRQWPLSLGQVLPTLQSFPQCEAVPEAVRHLPFTGGWLGWLGYELAWEIEALPPLKPDPLPFPVAFWYEPAAFAVLDHQEDLLYLAASTPSQLAALQEALAETPPEPSLWVPDRPGSIELAAGWQPDTYQAAVQQILRHIRAGDIFQANLSARFCHYGRVDPWQQYLRLQQINPSPFASFWQTPWGYIVSCSPERLVQVQGDRVQTRPIAGTRPRGQTPAGDRAQAEELLSNTKEQAEHMMLVDLERNDLGRVCQWGSVVVDELLTLEYYSHVIHLVSNVRGTLQPGLSPVDVIRALFPGGTITGCPKVRCMAILAALEPFPRNLFYGSCGYWDQRGHLDLNILIRTLLVAGDRQTTWGQVGAGIVADSDPQREWQESLSKAQALLLALGTPMPISPRS
- a CDS encoding DUF3122 domain-containing protein — translated: MKRWQRLLLVILLVIPLWLAVSPSSPAMMRTIEEAPNQVVVQSRHQLRDNRGFTWQVILFSRRDQLQLRLVGFPEQYHFRHPDPLVLITSSGQTLTAVDDFPKADSVANVGQFDLLPLASQLPKSEPLVLRPPLEEQGIEIAVPAAVVIEWHALMEGA